The DNA window TTATAGAATAATCAGACATAGCCGAAGCCTTAGTCTTTTTTTCTGCCGTCAGCTGCAACTAATGCCGCAACTGCCTTCGCTTATTAGGCTCAGTACAAACACTCCAATCATCGCAGATCGGGCGGGCATGGACCTTCCTCACGAGTCTTTCATCGCGCAATTGTCCGATTTGCCTTTTTTATTATAGGCTTATTGCCTGAAGATGTCTTTTGTGATCTCGTGGTAAAATTTTCTCAATTGTAATTGGAGGAAAGATGGCAGAATTAAAAGCACGTTCAACGTTTCAGGAAAAATATAAGTGGGATCTCAGACCGCTATTTGCGGACGAAAATGCTTATTTACGGGCAATAAGCGATGTTTTGGATCAAATTAATGAATTTCAAAAAAATTTCGATGGTCATTTAAAAACGCTTGATGACTTTCAAAGAGCACTAAAAGTCTATGAACAGTTAGGCATTGCGATCGATCAAATTGCTAATTACGGCTTCATGCCGCAATCTTCGGACTTTTCAGACGAAAAATTTGGTGAAGTTGCCCATGCCGCTCAAGATTTTACGACCAAAGCCAGCGTTGCGCTTAGTTTTTGGGACGATGCTTTAGTAAATGCTGATCCTAATGTTTTGAACGAACTTAGCCAAGAGCCACAATACCAAGAGCTGATCCGAAAAACCAAGTTGACGAAAAAAACTTATCTGGGCAAAGATATCGAAAAAACGATCTCTAACCTGCAAAGCGCGCTAGAAACACCCTATGATGTCTACACAAAATTGCGTGCCGGTGATTATCACATGGCAGATTTTCAAGTAGCAGGTAAAAATTATCCAAATTCATTTGTCAGCTATGAAAATTTTTATCAAAATGATGAAAACGCTGAAATTAGAGAGGCCTCTTTTCGTTCATTTTCACAGGGTTTGCGGGCTAATCAGAACGCTGCTGCAGCTACCTATTTAAACCAAGTGACAAATGAAAAAACACTCTCAGAAATGCGTGGTTATGATTCTGTTTTTGATTATCTGTTAGCACCGCAAGAGGTCGATCGCAGTATGTTCGACCGGCAAATTGACCTGATCATGACTGATTTTGCGCCAGTTGCTCAAAAATACTTGAAACACGTGGCTCAGGTTAACCATTTGTCAAAACTCAGCTTTGCTGATTGGAAGTTAGATATTGATCCCGAACTCAATCCAGAAGTTTCGATCGAAGACAGTTACGATTACGTCATGAAGGCAACAGCTCAGCTGGGCGATGAATACAGTCAAACGATCAAAAACTTTCTCAAAGATCGTTGGGTCGATTTCCCAGCCAATACAGGCAAAGATTCCGGAGGCTATACCACATTCCCTTATGGCGTCCATCCTTTTATTCTCATGAGTTGGACCGGCCGTTTATCAGATGTTTACACACTTATCCATGAAATCGGTCATGCTGGTCAAGGTGCCCTATCAGCCAAGAATCAAAGTTACTACAACTATGAACCGTCTACTTATTATGTCGAGGCAGCCTCAACTTTTAATGAACTGCTCTTATCCGATTATTTGGAGAATCAATCCGATGATCCAAGAACAAAACGTTTTGCCCTCGCCCATCGTTTAAGCGACACTTATTTCCACAATTTTATTACGCATTTGACCGAAGCGGCTTTCCAGCGAGAAGTTTATACACTGATTGATCAAGGCGGTTCTTTTAATGCTGATAAGCTGAATCAGATCATGAAACACGTTCTGTCCACATTCTGGGGAGATGCTGTTGAAATTGATGATGATGCCGCTTTGACCTGGATGCGTCAGGCACATTATTACATGGGTCTGTATTCCTATACTTATTCCGCAGGATTAACAATTTCGACTCAAGGATTCATTAATTTAAAAAATGATCCGGAAAAAGGTCGCAGATCTTGGCTGGATTTCTTAAAACTTGGTGGATCTAAAGCGCCGATCGAAGCAGCGAAAATTGCAGCCGTTGATGTCACGACCGATGTTCCTTTGCGCAACACGATCCAATTCTTATCCGATACGGTTGACAAAATTATTGCCTATAGCGATGAAATCTAACTGGAAACAAACAAAAGTACCAGACGAAACTTACGTGCTGCTGGGTGTTGAAAATATTGATCAAAATGCTTTTGGTGCGATCAACGGTTGCGAAGCAGCAAGTTTGCTTGAAGGTCTGCATTTTGTCGATAAGGCTAAGGAATTTGACTATCCAAGCTTTTTGAAAACAATGCCGATTGATCCAGATGGCAACCCTAATCAAGCATTCGGCGGATCCGCTTTTTTCGATACGCCTGGCAAACTTGAAGCTATTTTTATTAAACCTTTAATTGAGTGGGGATCGCATTTTGGCCATCTAAGCAATTTGAGTGGTCTGAAATTAGCAGCCTTATCAGATATAATTCGCACAGGAAAACCGATCTTGGTTTATGTTTCGATCGGTTTTCGACCTTTTTCTAAGGAAAAATTTTCTTTCGGCGAAGAATTAACAAATAATCATGCTGTCATTTTGGACGGTTTTTCCGAACACTTCGTACACCTCTCCGATCCGATCGATGGCCGATACTGGTTGAAAAAAAATAAATTTGAAGAAATTTACAAAGTCAGAAAATGGGCCGTTGCCATCAGTTGATAAAAAATAGTGATTCCGATCTTCTACCAACTCCTGTTTTCCTCTTCCATGTCATTAGCAACATCAGTCAATGCATCGAAATCAATCAGTTTTAACAAATAGCCTGGATGCTTTTGCTGATACTCTTTGACTGCTTTGTAATCAAAATCCGTTTTCCCAGGATTCTCAGGATCATAAACTAATAAAGCTTCATCAGTGTGCTTTAGCATAAACTGCTGAAAATTGCGTAACTGGATAGGACTTTTATAGCTCTCTTTTGTTAAGGCTTCAGAAAAAGTGACGCTTGTACGCAGACTGATCAGCTGCTGCTTATGATCGTCATTCCAATTCGCGCCAAAATCCGAAAAAGGTAGCATAATAGCAGTTTTTAATTCAGGGAACTCTTTTGTTAATTCGAGTGCAACTTGGCAAGCCCACTGTTCAACACCCATTT is part of the Oenococcus sicerae genome and encodes:
- the pepF gene encoding oligoendopeptidase F, giving the protein MAELKARSTFQEKYKWDLRPLFADENAYLRAISDVLDQINEFQKNFDGHLKTLDDFQRALKVYEQLGIAIDQIANYGFMPQSSDFSDEKFGEVAHAAQDFTTKASVALSFWDDALVNADPNVLNELSQEPQYQELIRKTKLTKKTYLGKDIEKTISNLQSALETPYDVYTKLRAGDYHMADFQVAGKNYPNSFVSYENFYQNDENAEIREASFRSFSQGLRANQNAAAATYLNQVTNEKTLSEMRGYDSVFDYLLAPQEVDRSMFDRQIDLIMTDFAPVAQKYLKHVAQVNHLSKLSFADWKLDIDPELNPEVSIEDSYDYVMKATAQLGDEYSQTIKNFLKDRWVDFPANTGKDSGGYTTFPYGVHPFILMSWTGRLSDVYTLIHEIGHAGQGALSAKNQSYYNYEPSTYYVEAASTFNELLLSDYLENQSDDPRTKRFALAHRLSDTYFHNFITHLTEAAFQREVYTLIDQGGSFNADKLNQIMKHVLSTFWGDAVEIDDDAALTWMRQAHYYMGLYSYTYSAGLTISTQGFINLKNDPEKGRRSWLDFLKLGGSKAPIEAAKIAAVDVTTDVPLRNTIQFLSDTVDKIIAYSDEI
- a CDS encoding C39 family peptidase — translated: MKSNWKQTKVPDETYVLLGVENIDQNAFGAINGCEAASLLEGLHFVDKAKEFDYPSFLKTMPIDPDGNPNQAFGGSAFFDTPGKLEAIFIKPLIEWGSHFGHLSNLSGLKLAALSDIIRTGKPILVYVSIGFRPFSKEKFSFGEELTNNHAVILDGFSEHFVHLSDPIDGRYWLKKNKFEEIYKVRKWAVAIS
- a CDS encoding DUF1273 domain-containing protein, producing MKKRLWLTGYRSFELGTFGDEDPKIQVIKRALKDTFIDELENNQLEWLITSGQMGVEQWACQVALELTKEFPELKTAIMLPFSDFGANWNDDHKQQLISLRTSVTFSEALTKESYKSPIQLRNFQQFMLKHTDEALLVYDPENPGKTDFDYKAVKEYQQKHPGYLLKLIDFDALTDVANDMEEENRSW